Genomic window (Muntiacus reevesi chromosome X, mMunRee1.1, whole genome shotgun sequence):
CATGATAAATTTAGCAAACATCTATCACCTCATATAGagacaaaataaaagagaaataatttttttttccttgtgatgagaactcttaggatttactcttaacATCTTTCATATACAACATGATTAATGTACACTACATTCCTATATTATTTATCCTGTAACTAGAAGTATGCACCTTTTGACCACTTTCATCCAACCCCTCCAccaacctctggtaaccacaaatcatatctctttttctatgagtttgtttgtttgtcttttgaaGTATACTTGTCCTACAACACTGTTTGTCTCTGGTGCACAACATAGTGTTTagatatttctgtatattataaAGTGATCACAGgcctagttaccatctgtcatccTACAAAGATATTATATTGCTATTGCCTATATtctccacactgtacatttcatcctTTCACTCCTTTATTtaacaactggaagtttgtactaaTTTCCCACACCTATTTCACTCATTCCCTGACCACCTCCCCTCTATCAATTTACTTTTTGACATCCAACTACATTACCAGCTctatgacatgaatttgagcaagctctggtagatggtgaaggacagggaaacctggcatgctgcaggccatggggtcacaacgagttggacacgactgagcgacttaacaactACTACTACTATATCATCAACACTCATATCACTCTCCTATGACAACTATTATCAGCCTTCCAATCATAAGCTTATAGTTTTACAAATGAAATACATTGTTTCAAAGGTCTAAAAGTCCTAAGGCAAATATAACTTCAGGTacttctcaatttttttctttctcaaatatcttgttctttctccatctttgttttcctctatttatgcCAATTTTCCTCATTCTCGGTATATAACATAGCCACAAGCATCTTTAGGTTTGTATCTTACCAGCTTAGTAACCTCAGTGGAAAAGGATTTCTCATTTTCACTAAATCTAGCTAACATGTCAGATTTAGCTCTTAAATATACTTTTGATCACATGCTCATGCTTTGACCAATTATCATAACCAATTTGAGATTTGCTGATGGGACATGGCTGTATCATATGTCCTTTCCTTTAGCCATGGTAGTGAATTCAGCTAAACATAAACCAACTGGACTAATGCTGTAGAATGAGTTTTTCCACCACGAAAATCAGGATGCTATCAGCGAAAGTTGTTACGGGGACactaagcaagaaaaataaaattcactacTTGTTCTCAAAATATACCAAAACATCTTAATCAGTATCCTatttcttacatttaaaaaatcaaaactctaTTTACAGCTTGTGTCAGTTATCCTTTCTGAGATTAATTCTGTATTTCTACCCCTACACCAAAATTGTGGCCACAGATGCCCAAATAAGCCAAGGTCTTTCAAGTCTACTTTTTCTGACAGAGCCTGTCTCTAACAACACATAACTGCCATTTTCCATCTATAGAAACTGATAACTATATTTAAAGATTCGAATTTAAACATAATACCTCTGTGAAATGCCCATTAAATAATTGTTGCACAAGTCTCTGTACTTACACAATAAGACATATATAAATCTATTCTAAAATATATTGTATTGTGATAGTTTGTAGATGGTGTTTCCCACTCACTTAGGAGTACAAACTGCTCCAACAATTGACATATCTGTAGAGCTAGGACAATAACTGACCCAGTTTATGTTGGATGgattaattattaaataagaCAAATTAAATAATCTCAAATTCAGTAGCCAAATCTTGTCTTTACATGAATAATTTGAATGAAAAACTCAAACAAGTGTTAAGTGGGACTGGTAGTATTAACGAGTCCAGAAATTCGCAGAGGTCTCCTTCAGGTAGCATTACAAATAAGCGTTCGTTTATTTTCACCAATAAATATACCATCCGGATTGCATTAAGATACATGGAACAAAATCAGCAAAGTTGGTACTCAATACCGTAGGTAAAATAACTATTAGGgatccattttttaaagttcctatGATAGTCTGACTAGTTTCGTTTGCAAGAGACACAAGGACAAAAATGAAACCGAAAGATTTTGCGGAGAAGAAATTCCCTGGATGAGCAGAAAAGCCTGCCCAAGTTTTGGTGTTTTCTGTTCATTTGAAACAGGATTGAAGGGTCCTATAATCAAGATGAAGCCATTAAGAGTTAAAATTGAGAGAACACATTGAAGAGAGTCAACTAAGACCCTGGGGAATTATCAAAAACTCTGAACTACTTTCTTAGTGAGAGTCTACGGCCTGAGGAATTCCTGAGGAGAAAAGGCAGCGGTCACGCGGCACCTGGAAATGAGGAATGCTGCATTTAAGGAGACTGACTTGGCGTGGCATTTTGAAGCAGGTGTCATGTAAAATGTAGCGAATGAAAATGCCTTCTGAAAGTCTGAGAACAGGctgtggcggggcggggggcgggggtgcggGGGAAGAGTTTAAGGATGGTGCTTGGTACATTATAAACCCTCAGAAATACTGGCTGCTTTTGATCGAAATGAAACCCAACCTGAATCCAGTCCCTATTCAGTTACATAAGGAAGACAATGGATGCCTAGGCAAGGCCTCAGCAAGTTATGAGATAGAGGCTGATCTCAACTATTGCCTCACCAGAGACTACAGAGCTGAGGTGCCATAGCGGAGTAGCGGAGCAGCGGGGAACCAAGCCGGACCGTTATCTGACCGAACGTGTTCCGGTCGCTCCCgggcagaagcagaagctgaagAGAACTTGACTGTGGTTGTTGCGTTTCAGCACTATATCATGAAATTCAGATAATTTTCCACTTGTTCATCGAGATGGAAAGCTCAGATTCCGACGATGAAGAAGACAGAGTTTCAGTCCGACGCAGAAGTCAGATAGACCGATTGGCTCGAGAAGGTGATTACTACAGATTCGTAAGTGATCTGAGTGAAGAAGATTACATACTTATGAGGGACAACAATTTGCTCGACCCGCTAGGTGAAAGTACGGAAGAAGAGTTGCTGAGGAGACttcaattaataaaagaaaacccaCCACAAAACTCAGATGAAAATACAGGTATATTTCTCTTTGGGGGGAATAGGATGGGATGAAAAATGAACTTCACAGTATTACATAATCACTTCATAATAGTAAATAGTAAACATACAGAAGTGGCACAAATTATTTGGTAAGGAACTTCTCATAAAAAAAGAACTGACATTTACTTGATTTGCCGTGAGAACGCCAGAGTAAGTTTTTCGTTTTTTCCTGATTCACATTTGGATTGTTTTAATTGGGAAACAGTGTGAAGTAGActattggtttttgtttgttttatgctttTGTACCTCAATGGAAAGTTCCTCCTATGTCCCGAATTATTTTCTCTATcgatgaaactgaaagtcactcactcgtgtccagactctttgcaacaccatggactgtagagtccatgaaattttccaggccagaatactggagtggaggggatcttcccaacgcagggatggaatccaggtctcccactttccaggtggattctttatcagctgagccacaagggaagcccaagaatacggtagtgggtagcctatcccttctccagcgtgGATCTTCCCTAATTGAACAGGGGTCtgctgcactggaggcagattctttaccaactgagttatgagggaagccctctctatccatatacatgtgttaaaaaaaaaaagcaaaaagaaatattttatattctaaccAAGTAGTTCTCAACTGGAGACAGTTGtgctctcccccaccccaagggACATTTGACAATAgctggagatatttttggttgtcacagagGGAGGCATGGGTGTTACTAGAtctagtgggcagaggccagagatgctgccaAATATGACCCAACACACAGGGTAGCTCCCCAAAATAAGAATGGCCCAGTGCCAAAATGTAAATAGTTCTAAGGCTAAGAAACCCTGCTGGAACCTCAGATCTGGTGCCTTCTCTTCCAGTGTGAAATAGAGGATTTTACTATCTAATGAAGAGGATACTATAACACTTTGGTTCTTGAATATGGTCTTTTATGGGCCATGCTAGGTTCAGTCTATTCATTTAATCTGACTTTCAGCTTAATGCCAGTTAAAAACCTTGGTAATATTAAGAAGTATTCAAAATTCAAATACTTTTAAACCTATAATCTTTGTTTATATTTGGGCAATAATCTTATATTGTAAAACAACTTATACATTATCAAAAGCATATAAGAGTCTAGGAGTAGTGATGTTGGAGATGAATGAGAATTAGACAATAACATCAATTGAATTAAAATACTAGTACTGTATGTTAACTGGTGTTTACCTTGTAGAATTGCTTTAGTGTATTGTCAGTggcctgaaaaaaaaatgttgtctcTTGACATGCCTCCCACAGTGGCATACAGGGCTGTGTATATgaagaaatattgaaaaacagactTCCTTCAGATACCCTTTGTAAAAACTCTCTAAATTTATCTAGGATTAGTGTACTCTTTTTCAGATAGAATTGAAACTTCCCTGCCTTTACTTATAAATCTAGATAATAAAGCTTTTAAAGTATTAACTCTGTAAATGTGAAATTAGTTGAAAACATCTGAGTGTTTAAGttctcatttttgtttgctttttaaaccaAGTTTCAGAGTTATGATGGTTCCAATTTTGGTAGTTCTTTtatatcccctcccctccctttttttaaattaacagatAGAGGAGATGCTTCAGATGATGTGTCTAGTGATGATCCTCTACTAGACTGGCTTACCACTTTCGGACAAACTGAAAATGTGACAagtgaacaaaaagaaaatcagtcttggaAAGAAGAGAGCCAAATTAGTGCTAACAGTGATGAGCTCAGATTTGGCTTAGAAAGAAATCTTGACCCTGATGATGAGAACTCAAATCCAGAGAATGAATGTGTAGCATCTGCAAAACTTCCCAGAAGAGAAGATATGGAAGACAGCCAAAGGCAAGTGGAAAGTCCACAATCTGAGTCACTATTTATAAGACCATCTACACCAGAACAAGATATGACAGAAACATTAATGGAATTCCCACCGACGAGAAGTCAGAGAAGACTAAGAAGTAGGAGCCCAGTCTATAGGAGAACCAGAGCAAGGACTGACAGTTGGTCACCTCCACATTCACTGTGggaaatttttcaaagaattaatGAAGATATACCATCTCAGACTTTTAAGCAACCTCTCATAAGTGAGAATGAGAGATTTTCTAGAATTGGGCATGAAGAAACTTTGAGACAGCAAATGCCTGGACATGAGTTGCAAAATAGGGATCTTATTGGAACTTCTAAAACTAGGAATGCTGTTCATGAAGAATGTTATTCAGACACAACATGCAGTAGTGAATCTTGGGAAGTGATGGAAACAAATCCAACCACTCCCTTCAATCTTGAAGTGGAACGAGTTCATTATCAAGCATGTTCTCAGAGAGACAGCAGAGTTAGTAGAACTCAGTTAACATCTGACTCACCAAACAACACTATCACTTCAGAAAGTGAGCAGGAACTGAAGCCTATGTTTTCACATACTGACAAGGCCAATGAGAGTGCTTATGTCAATACCTTCAGAAATCCTGCTCATAGAGTTTTAAATACTAGCTTAAGTGATACAACGTCTGTTTCAACTCAGAGTACATTATGGCCGACAATACGAGGATTTAGTAACTCAAGTAATCTTATGGACAGTGACAGTAATTTAGAGCATAGTGTCTCCCCTCCAAGTGAATACATAGAAAGGGCAGAGTCACCAAATGAAAGACAGGGACCCAGTGGTAGTGATAGTCGACCTGGTTCTGCTTCAAATGCTAGATATGATCCTGATTCAAGTTTAATAGTGATATCAGACTCAAGCCCCTATTCGATTTCCAGCTCTGCATCCAGTCCTATATTAATTTCTAGCTCAAATGATGAAGATTCAGAAACTGG
Coding sequences:
- the LOC136154071 gene encoding E3 ubiquitin-protein ligase RLIM-like codes for the protein MESSDSDDEEDRVSVRRRSQIDRLAREGDYYRFVSDLSEEDYILMRDNNLLDPLGESTEEELLRRLQLIKENPPQNSDENTDRGDASDDVSSDDPLLDWLTTFGQTENVTSEQKENQSWKEESQISANSDELRFGLERNLDPDDENSNPENECVASAKLPRREDMEDSQRQVESPQSESLFIRPSTPEQDMTETLMEFPPTRSQRRLRSRSPVYRRTRARTDSWSPPHSLWEIFQRINEDIPSQTFKQPLISENERFSRIGHEETLRQQMPGHELQNRDLIGTSKTRNAVHEECYSDTTCSSESWEVMETNPTTPFNLEVERVHYQACSQRDSRVSRTQLTSDSPNNTITSESEQELKPMFSHTDKANESAYVNTFRNPAHRVLNTSLSDTTSVSTQSTLWPTIRGFSNSSNLMDSDSNLEHSVSPPSEYIERAESPNERQGPSGSDSRPGSASNARYDPDSSLIVISDSSPYSISSSASSPILISSSNDEDSETGSLILEESEERILSTGLSDTRQEGGRMTPIIFDDSDSWPSLNLDQFFLLNEDDPYELTGLTKAQIDNLALRSFGENEEFKACSICITEYTKGNTLRILPCSHEFHDHCIDHWLAEHITCPICRRPVVDPSEADNSM